The proteins below come from a single Candidatus Cloacimonadota bacterium genomic window:
- a CDS encoding tetratricopeptide repeat protein: protein MKLPHLGLPAKLILALSLLILAFLLFELLFRPGVIRHALASASYNRGNYRKAEKTWSGLRDPKDSDPIPENSLGKAQFRNGKYNESINSQEDALKEQDKVAQFHYDRGNALYRGKKLDEALKEYRSAMLLDPDDQDAKSNYELVLKRQGYKPPPPEPSPEKQEDEEQQPAPEPPSEEDLEQYRNLLDALDQQEARNRQQKGHPSPKGSDKWW, encoded by the coding sequence ATGAAGCTGCCGCATCTCGGCCTTCCCGCGAAGCTGATTTTGGCACTAAGCTTGCTGATCCTGGCGTTCCTGCTTTTCGAACTGCTGTTCCGCCCCGGAGTGATCCGCCACGCCCTGGCTTCAGCTTCTTACAACAGGGGAAATTACAGGAAGGCGGAGAAAACCTGGTCAGGCTTGCGCGATCCCAAGGACAGTGACCCCATCCCGGAAAACAGCCTTGGCAAGGCGCAATTCCGCAACGGCAAATATAACGAGAGCATTAACAGCCAGGAGGATGCGCTGAAAGAACAGGACAAGGTGGCGCAATTTCACTATGACCGTGGCAACGCCCTCTACCGGGGCAAGAAACTGGATGAAGCCCTAAAGGAATACAGATCGGCCATGCTGCTGGACCCAGACGACCAGGACGCCAAATCCAACTATGAACTGGTCCTTAAACGCCAGGGCTACAAACCGCCCCCTCCAGAGCCTTCACCGGAAAAGCAGGAGGACGAAGAGCAGCAGCCAGCCCCGGAACCACCCTCTGAGGAAGACCTGGAGCAGTATCGCAACCTGCTGGACGCGCTGGACCAGCAGGAAGCCCGAAACCGACAGCAGAAGGGGCAC
- a CDS encoding VWA domain-containing protein: MNVFYPQNLWLLLVLIPLVLLVTVLERRRRKRFSRFAEAQFYSEYQKHHSPFFQALKAALTTLALVFIIFALLRPQWDYETRDYDTSGLDIMVCLDISRSMDATDITPSRLERAKLQISALIDRLKGDRVGLISFAGVATMECPLTDDYESALLMLGRLNTNSAARPGTDIGGALALAEKGFLGAGGSNVLLLITDGEDLGNNTLTQAQRLSSLGVKIYTMGVGKVEGSLVRNPFSGEQILSKLDARRLREIAATGKGKYFSATPGQGEIDSILQDVYSAEKGWDRSRHLTTLKDQYSLPAAAALCLLLAESFILPQRRTRKRK; this comes from the coding sequence ATGAACGTATTTTATCCCCAAAATCTCTGGTTGCTGCTGGTATTGATACCCCTAGTCCTGTTGGTCACGGTATTGGAGCGGAGGAGGCGCAAGCGTTTTTCCCGCTTCGCTGAAGCGCAGTTCTATTCTGAATATCAGAAGCACCATTCACCTTTCTTTCAGGCATTAAAAGCCGCGCTGACGACTCTGGCTCTGGTCTTCATTATATTCGCGCTGCTGCGCCCGCAATGGGATTACGAAACAAGAGATTACGACACCAGCGGGCTGGATATCATGGTCTGCCTGGATATTTCCAGAAGCATGGATGCCACAGACATCACACCCTCAAGACTGGAGAGGGCCAAACTGCAGATCAGCGCTTTGATTGACAGACTCAAAGGAGACAGGGTGGGTTTGATTTCCTTTGCCGGGGTCGCCACTATGGAATGCCCCCTCACGGACGATTATGAAAGCGCCCTTTTGATGCTTGGTAGATTGAACACCAACTCGGCAGCGCGCCCGGGAACGGATATAGGCGGGGCGCTGGCCCTGGCGGAAAAAGGCTTTCTGGGCGCGGGCGGCAGCAACGTGCTGCTGTTGATAACCGACGGTGAGGATTTGGGTAACAACACCCTCACACAGGCTCAGCGTCTGAGCTCTCTGGGAGTGAAGATCTATACCATGGGCGTGGGAAAAGTAGAAGGATCGCTGGTGCGCAACCCCTTCTCCGGCGAGCAGATACTATCCAAGCTCGATGCCCGCAGGCTGCGCGAAATCGCGGCCACAGGCAAGGGGAAATACTTTTCCGCAACTCCGGGGCAGGGTGAGATTGACAGCATCCTTCAAGACGTTTACAGTGCTGAAAAGGGTTGGGACCGCAGCCGCCACCTGACCACGCTCAAGGACCAGTATTCCCTTCCAGCGGCGGCAGCACTATGCCTGCTGCTGGCTGAAAGCTTCATCCTGCCTCAACGCAGAACGAGGAAACGAAAATGA